The genomic segment TAGGAGCATGAGTGAGGTGGTGAATATGTACTTGCATTTCAGGAcatgccccaccccactccctgaaCACATCGCATTAGAACTCTCTTTATTGCCTCTCTCAgtgcacacacactgaaaacacaAGAAGTTGGTGTCCCCAACTCCTTTCAAGTCTATCATCTATGAAGATTAATTTTAGGATTAACTGTTCcttggtaaaaataaaaagcataataagttaaaaatatattcttctcaTTCTGAAGAAATGTTTTCAGGTAGACCTTTCCTCACAACTTTGGGGAGGTAGCAGTTTCTGGAGATTGAATCTAAAATTTAATGCATGCTAGTCAAGTACTCTACCACCAAGATAACTATATCCCATGCCtccattttacttttgattttgagacagggtctcactaagttatcCAGTGTGGCCTTGAATTCATCCTGAAGCTCATGCAGGCCTTAAACTTTCAGTTCTCCTGACTCAAAATCCTGAGTGCTGTATGGAATTACAGTACCAATAATTTTCTTATTCTTAGAATGGGTTGCTTCCAAGATTTTTTTCACAAGTAGCCACACCTACCAAGGGATACTCCTTCTCAGAATTTCCCAGAGACCCACAGAATGCCCTTCACACATCCTTCTAGCCCCTCTGACAAATTCTGACTGAGGTACAAAGCCAGCCTTGTAGCACCTAGATGACTTCCTGGGGAGAATATTTCCACGAGTCACTCAACTTGAAGCTATTGCAAAGGCCTCTTTCAACTCTGGGATCCTTATTCTTCTGCTGAATGATAGAGAAGGGAGCTACACTGCAATGGGGCTAGATGTAAGGTCTAGGTCATCAGACAGTATGTACAAGAAGACCACAGTACAGCTTCCTGGTaacatctgtaataggatcttaTAGTAGGATAGTAGGGGGATTAGGAGGCAGAGTGCAGAGGCAGGTGCAGAGGGTGTTCCTTAGGGAGAAGGCAAACCTAAAATTCCTTGACCTCATAAGGAAGCAACTNNNNNNNNNNNNNNNNNNNNNNNNNNNNNNNNNNNNNNNNNNNNNNNNNNNNNNNNNNNNNNNNNNNNNNNNNNNNNNNNNNNNNNNNNNNNNNNNNNNNNNNNNNNNNNNNNNNNNNNNNNNNNNNNNNNNNNNNNNNNNNNNNNNNNNNNNNNNNNNNNNNNNNNNNNNNNNNNNNNNNNNNNNNNNNNNNNNNNNNNNNNNNNNNNNNNNNNNNNNNNNNNNNNNNNNNNNNNNNNNNNNNNNNNNNNNNNNNNNNNNNNNNNNNNNNNNNNNNNNNNNNNNNNNNNNNNNNNNNNNNNNNNNNNNNNNNNNNNNNNNNNNNNNNNNNNNNNNNNNNNNNNNNNNNNNNNNNNNNNNNNNNNNNNNNNNNNNNNNNNNNNNNNNNNNNNNNNNNNNNNNNNNNNNNNNNNNNNNNNNNNNNNNNNNNNNNNNNNNNNNNNNNNNNNNNNNNNNNNNNNNNNNNNNNNNNNNNNNNNNNNNNNNNNNNNNNNNNNNNNNNNNNNNNNNNNNNNNNNNNNNNNNNNNNNNNNNNNNNNNNNNNNNNNNNNNNNNNNNNNNNNNNNNNNNNNNNNNNNNNNNNNNNNNNNNNNNNNNNNNNNNNNNNNNaaaaaaaaaaaaaaaaaaaaaaaaaaaaaaaaatgaagcagacgCTTAATGGGCAGAatgtttctctcttgctctctatctctatctcttggtttttcgagactgggtttctctgtgtagccctggctgtcctggaactcactctgtagaccaggctggccttgaactcagaaatccacctacctctgcctcccaagtgctgggattaaaggcatgcgccaccactgcccagctttgtctttgtctctctgtgcctctgtctctgtctctgtctctctgtctctccctctctctctctctgcccaagAACTTTCTCCTGTTTTTCCTTAACACAGTATCTTTTTCAAAGATTCATACAGCTCCATtcccagagacagagagggcaCTGTTTCTTAAACCCATCCAACAGCAATTCTTCTTCATTAAGCACTTTGTATGGGGTCAAAACCGGACTCCACCACCTTACCATTGTCTACTTTAAATTTCCATAGAGAATTAGCCTGTGGACTTCACTAAAGTGTtatcaggctagcctagaactgaCCAGAGTACTCACTATCATTTTAgacaacctgtgggttgcaacctctCTGGCAaatctctatctccaaaaatatttacattatgactcataagagtagcaaaaattaccattataaagtagcaacagaaatatttaatgattgggaatcaccacaacatgaggaactgttgtGGTCACAacaagggtcacagcattaagaaggttgagaaccactgatttaagaCATCAGGCATCCTACACACATTTTCTGCATGTACCCCTTCTTCTAGATCTCTCCAATAAAGGGCAGCCTACCTAGATCCACATGACTTTCTGTAGAATACAATGGTCATGGTCACTCTTTAAGACAACTTTTCTCTGATCCAGATCCTTAGTAAGCCTCTATCAATTCCCATGGTTTGCCTCTAGGCCAGCAGTTCAGAACTTCTGGGTCGATATCCCTTTAGGtctcacatatcagatatcctgcatatcaaatatttatattttaatttataacaatagtgaaattacacttatgaagtacaacacaataattttatagttggggggctcaccacaacatgaggaactgtattaaaaggtcacagcattaagaaggttaagAAATACTGCTCTAGGCTTTGCACACTTGTCTAGGCCTCTAGACATACCAAGGGGGTGTCTAGGTCACACCAAGCTTAGAGACTATTCTACTCATCCAGAGAAGACCTCTCCCCCTAGAACTCCTCAGGGCCCAAGGTGGATGGAACAGTGAGTAAGGCAGGTACAAGGTGTATCTGTATCGATCTACATGCATCACACAGCAGGCAGGCACCCTCTGATTGTGTGCATTGGTATGCCCTGGACCTTTGGAAAGCTGCTTGATCCTGTAGTGCTGGCGGCTACTTGGCCCAGTGCCGTCCCCATTTCCTCGCGGATGGAACTAGGCGGTAGAGAAGACGACGGTGGGAATGGGCCTGTGCAGGTGTGCAGGCCAGGGCCATGGAGACTGGGAAGACCAACGGAGATGGGTAGGGAGTGCCAGGGTCTGTGGGTGGCTATGTTAGGTGATGAAAGCCCTGTCTGACCGCACTTGTGCACACAAAGAGCTCGCAGCAGTGTCAGGCGCTCTGGAAGGGTTCGATCTCAGGATTGGACTCTTCGCATTGCTGTGGACTACATTGTGGCTGAGAACTCTAGACACTGGAACACCGGGGAATAAAATCAGGATGAAGCTAGTAACAAAAGTATGTGAGATCTCACAGTTTGGAAATTACAAGACGGTTTTGGTCTACTGAGAACTAGCACTTGCCGCCGCCGCCCTCCCACCCCAGCAAGTTGGGCTGTAAAGTACCCTCTAGTGAGGTCTAGCTAGCTCCGCCCCTCGGCGGCCTAGCTCTCGAAGGAAGTCTCAACCGCTGCTCCACAAGCTCCTTGCAAGCCCGCCCTCTTCCTGTTCGAGCCAATCTCACACAAGCGTTACATTTATGTTTGCCAGCCAGCCAGTTCCCTCAGCTAGACCGGTCTGCACCCGCCATTCTGGCGAGTTTGGGCCTGCCCTGGGGAGCGCGCGCAACCTGCGTAGCCGCGGCTGTGACGCAAACGTGACGGCGGCGTGACGCGCCCACGGCCGCTCTTGAGGCTCTGGCGCTTCCTCTGCTAGGCTCGGAGCTGTCCGTTTCTTGGGCCCTGTCTATAGTTTCCAGCCGCCCCTGGCGTTCAACATTACTTCCAGGTGCCGGCTGTGTCTGCCATGGACGACTATGCAGTTTTGTCTGATACTGAGCTGGCCGCAGTGCTACGCCAGTACAACATCCCGCATGGGCCTATTGTGGGTATGCTGCAGCCGGTGGCGCTTGGAACCTCTCTCAGTCCACTGCTTTCCCGCGCTCCTCCCTGAGCGTTCTCctcacctctccctcccctcaaGTCCTTTCCCCGTGTTCCCTTGAGCTCTTGGGGTGCTCGGTTTTCGCCCCCTGACCACTTCGCACCCTGTGTCTGGGCAGGCTCCACTCGCAAGCTCTACGAAAAGAAAATCTTCGAGTATGAGACCCGGAGAAGGAGACTCTCGCCCCCCAACTCGTCATCGTCTTCGTTTTCCTATCGGTTCTCAGGTGAGCCCCTAACCGCAGAGCCCCAAGGAGCAGCTTGGGGCACAAGTCTTAGGGAGGGAGGGTGTGGCTGAAGCTACTGAGGGAGTAGGGGGAAGCCTGCAGATCGAATGGTCCTGTACCTCCTCCTTCACATGCAGACTTGGATTCAGCCTCTGTCGACTCAGACATGTATGATCTGCCCAAAAAAGAAGATGCCTTACTTTACCAGAGCAAGGGTAAGGCAGGTATGGGGTGGGCACTGATGTCTTTATCCCATGCTTCAGGGATTTGGGCACAGGGAAACCCCAGACCTCACCCCCTTGTACCAGTTCTCAGTGGCTCCAGAGGGGAGAAACTgacatagcacacacacagacttgggGCAGGGGTATGAAGCCAGTTAAAGGGCACCACTTTTTCCTCTACCACTGTTTTCCTCCCCAAGACTATAACGATGACTTCTATGAGGAGAGTTATTTGACCACCAGGACATATGGGGAGCCTGAGTCTGTGGGCATGTCCAAGAGCTTCCGCCAGCCGGGGACCTCACTTGTAGATGCTGATACTTTCCATCACCAGGTGAGTTGGCTGGTAGGGATACCTGGGGATCCCTGCCTTAGGGAATTCTAGGTTTAGATAGTCCAAGGAGATACTAGGTGCAGAGAGTGGATCTTAGGCCTTCAAATATGGTTAGGGTCAGCATACAGCTGTTGGGTTAAAAGTTCTatgttggggggctggagagatggctcagtggttaagagcacagattgctcttctgaaggtcctgagttcgaatcccagcaaccacatggtggttcacaaccatccataacaagatctgatgcccgcttctggagtgtctgaagacggggctatggtgtacttacatataataaataaataaaccttttaaaaaaaaaagttctatgtTGGAACCTTCAAAACTATTATATTTGGGGATGGACatatagctcagtggaagagtatTTATCTATGGTTTCATCTCCAGCATCACATACAAATGTTTTTgggtttttaacttttttaaagacttaattactttaattatacatatgtgtagCCAATTTTTGTTAGTTTGTGGGTGTCCCCCCCACCCATTTCACCCCTAGTCATCAgataggacagaaagaaggatacaggggaaagagaaataaagatccctgaatctaatttctttcttcctcttgtcttCTTTGACCCCAGCTACCAACCCCACCTATTGGGGATATAGTATTTACATACCCTCTGAAAAATTCCCggaattccaaatatcacacaattgcagaaactgtCTGCAACTCGAAAAACCATACCTTTGCTAAAAGCATGAGGCAAATTATAGTCAGCTGTTGTGAAGcaaccccatatcccacacctaggattaaaacaaaacatattcttacaatatttctgtgtttcttaaagaaaccaaaattccagaattctcactacatgtatgtgtctgtgggtagTATGCATGAGTGCTGGTGTCTGCTGGGGCCAGAGTTATCAGATTCCCCCCAGAGCTAGAGCTACAGCTAGTTGTAAACTGCCTGATGTAAGTGCTGGAAATTGACCTCAGGTTCCTAGGAAGAataatatgtgctcttaaccactgaaccatctcttcagcccacaaaCTTTTTTGATCAGAGAATATGTAACAGCTCCTGCACTCTAGTTATTAATCTAAGATATAAGTTTAAGCCTCCTGAGAATCCTAGAGAATAAAAGGAAGCTGGAACAAAGTTGACAGGGTTAGTAACTGAGCAGCAAGGCCCCATAGATAAAAGAGGCCCCACAGACTCAGAATGGGGGGGTGCAAATTTCTGGTCCCTGTGATATGATTAGAGTAAGCTACCCAGAGACATTTGGGAGAAACCATTCTTCCCCATTTCTAATCCTAATTATCCTGCAGGTGCGTGatgacattttctcttcttcagaaGAGGAAGGCAAAGATAGGTGAGTAGTGAACACATGTACGGACAGGGACAAATTTGAGACTCAGACTCTCCTGTCTACCTGTCCCCTTCTTTTGCCACAGGGAGCGTCCCATCTATGGCCAAGACAGTGCCTACCAGAGCGTCGCACACTACCGCCCCATTTCCAATGTCTCCAGGAGCTCCCTGGGCTTATATTATCCTACATCCTCCACCTCTTCTGtgtcctcctcttcatcttctcccTCTTCATGGCTTACTCGACGTGCCATTCGGCCAGAAAAGCAGGCCCCTGCTGCTGCTCTGGGCCAGGATCGCCAGGTCCCACTCTGGGGCCAGCTGTTACTCTTCCTGGTCTTTGCTGCCTTTCTGCTCTTTGTTTACTATTCCATACAAGCTGAAGAAGGCAACCCCTTCTGGATGGATCCCTAAGGGTATTGGTTTCAGAGCAGCTCTTAACAGTTTTGGCTGATTGCCTTAGCAGTgtatgctgggggtggggtgggtaggggCTTTTTTGTGTATTCTAGTTGGGTTCAGGGCCTAGCCTAGGGCAATGATTGTCTCCCACCTCATCTTGCCAAGGAAGCAGCAAATGTTGGCCTTCCACAGCCCAGTAGGCCCACATGTACCTTCCTCTGGAGCCTCCTAGCCCTATTGCCTCTGATCCTTAGGGTACAGGGGTCTGGTGGGAGGACCT from the Mastomys coucha isolate ucsf_1 chromosome X, UCSF_Mcou_1, whole genome shotgun sequence genome contains:
- the Emd gene encoding emerin; the protein is MDDYAVLSDTELAAVLRQYNIPHGPIVGSTRKLYEKKIFEYETRRRRLSPPNSSSSSFSYRFSDLDSASVDSDMYDLPKKEDALLYQSKDYNDDFYEESYLTTRTYGEPESVGMSKSFRQPGTSLVDADTFHHQVRDDIFSSSEEEGKDRERPIYGQDSAYQSVAHYRPISNVSRSSLGLYYPTSSTSSVSSSSSSPSSWLTRRAIRPEKQAPAAALGQDRQVPLWGQLLLFLVFAAFLLFVYYSIQAEEGNPFWMDP